From Solea senegalensis isolate Sse05_10M linkage group LG7, IFAPA_SoseM_1, whole genome shotgun sequence, a single genomic window includes:
- the cplx3b gene encoding complexin-3b has protein sequence MAFMVKHVVGGQLKNLTGGLTEEKPEAEKSDAAAKGMTEEEFEQYQQQLEEEKQEREANFAQKKAERATVRTHFREKYRLPKNELDETQIQQAGDDVELPTELAKMIAEDNQEEAHKQSVLGQLSNIQNVDIDQLKDKAQATLEDLKKQTENCSLM, from the exons ATGGCTTTCATGGTGAAACACGTGGTGGGAGGACAGCTGAAGAACCTGACCGGCGGACTGACGGAGGAGAAACCCGAGGCGGAGAAGTCAGATGCCGCCGCGAAGGGAATGACTGAAGAGGAATTTGAACAATATCAGCAACAGTTAGAGGAGGAAAA ACAAGAACGAGAAGCAAATTTTGCCCAGAAGAAAGCTGAGAGAGCAACAGTGAGAACTCACTTCCGGGAAAAGTACAGATTACCAAAG AACGAGCTGGACGAGACCCAGATCCAGCAGGCGGGCGACGACGTCGAGCTGCCCACAGAGCTGGCCAAGATGATCGCTGAAGACAACCAGGAGGAGGCACACAAGCAGTCGGTGCTGGGACAGCTGTCCAACATCCAGAACGTGGACATCGACCAGCTGAAGGACAAAGCCCAGGCCACGCTGGAAGACCTGAAGAAGCAGACGGAAAACTGCAGTCTCATGTAA